A region from the Microcella frigidaquae genome encodes:
- a CDS encoding aspartate ammonia-lyase: protein MSTETEYRIEHDTMGEVRVPRSALYRAQTQRAVENFPISGTGLESGQIVALAQIKRAAAIVNAELGILDTERSQAIVAAADQIIGGAHHDQFPVDTYQTGSGTSSNMNMNEVLATLASTDALAVHPNDHVNASQSSNDVFPTSVHLAVTAALLHDLIPALEHLAGALEEKAALWKTAVKAGRTHLMDATPVTLGQEFAGYARQIRLGIARVQSTIERVAEVPLGGTATGTGINTPLGFSQKVIAELAATTGLPITEALDHFEAQGARDGLVEASGALRVLAVSLTKICNDIRWMGSGPNTGLAELHIPDLQPGSSIMPGKVNPVVPEAVLMVCARVIGNDATVAWAGASGSFELNVAIPVMGTALLESIRLLANSTRVLADKTVVGLEANLDRARALAESSPSIVTPLNRVIGYEAAAKIAKHSVEKGLTIREAVIDLGFVERGEVTLEQLDSALDVLKMTAPGL from the coding sequence GTGAGCACCGAGACCGAGTACCGCATCGAGCACGACACCATGGGCGAGGTGCGCGTTCCGCGCAGCGCCCTCTACCGGGCGCAGACGCAGCGCGCCGTCGAGAACTTCCCCATCTCGGGCACCGGCCTCGAGAGCGGCCAGATCGTCGCCCTCGCGCAGATCAAGCGCGCCGCCGCGATCGTCAACGCCGAGCTGGGCATCCTCGACACCGAGCGCTCGCAGGCGATCGTCGCCGCCGCCGACCAGATCATCGGCGGGGCCCACCACGACCAGTTCCCGGTCGACACCTACCAGACCGGTTCGGGCACCTCCTCGAACATGAACATGAACGAGGTGCTCGCCACCCTCGCGTCGACGGATGCCCTCGCGGTGCACCCGAACGACCACGTCAACGCCTCCCAGTCGTCGAACGACGTCTTCCCGACCTCGGTGCACCTCGCCGTCACCGCCGCGCTGCTGCACGACCTGATCCCCGCGCTCGAGCACCTCGCCGGCGCCCTGGAGGAGAAGGCCGCGCTGTGGAAGACCGCCGTCAAGGCCGGCCGCACCCACCTCATGGACGCCACCCCGGTCACCCTCGGGCAGGAGTTCGCCGGCTACGCGCGGCAGATCCGCCTCGGCATCGCCCGCGTGCAGTCGACCATCGAGCGCGTCGCCGAGGTGCCGCTCGGCGGCACCGCCACCGGCACCGGCATCAACACCCCGCTCGGCTTCTCGCAGAAGGTCATCGCCGAGCTCGCCGCGACCACCGGCCTGCCGATCACCGAGGCGCTCGACCACTTCGAGGCGCAGGGCGCGCGCGACGGCCTCGTCGAGGCCTCGGGCGCGCTGCGCGTGCTCGCCGTCTCGCTGACCAAGATCTGCAACGACATCCGCTGGATGGGCTCGGGCCCCAACACGGGCCTCGCCGAGCTGCACATCCCCGACCTGCAGCCGGGCTCGTCGATCATGCCCGGCAAGGTCAACCCGGTCGTGCCCGAGGCCGTGCTCATGGTGTGCGCGCGCGTCATCGGCAACGACGCGACCGTCGCCTGGGCGGGCGCCTCGGGCTCGTTCGAGCTCAACGTGGCGATCCCCGTCATGGGCACTGCGCTTCTCGAGTCGATCCGCCTGCTGGCGAACTCGACCCGCGTGCTCGCCGACAAGACCGTCGTCGGCCTCGAGGCCAACCTCGACCGCGCCCGCGCCCTCGCCGAGAGCTCGCCCTCGATCGTCACCCCGCTCAACAGGGTCATCGGCTACGAGGCGGCGGCGAAGATCGCGAAGCACTCGGTGGAGAAGGGCCTGACCATTCGCGAGGCCGTCATCGACCTCGGCTTCGTGGAGCGCGGCGAGGTCACGCTCGAGCAGCTCGACAGCGCGCTCGACGTGCTGAAGATGACCGCGCCCGGCCTCTAG
- a CDS encoding PadR family transcriptional regulator, translating into MQPLTRVTAATRDVLDVLLEHRDACWGLIVIKQSGRPPGTVYPILDRLENLGWVTSSWEEANERSGPRRRYVRLTDDGAVQAAHVVRTSRSQAARTQTARTASPLFPISGSARA; encoded by the coding sequence ATGCAGCCACTCACCCGGGTCACGGCGGCGACGCGCGATGTACTCGACGTTCTTCTCGAGCATCGCGATGCGTGCTGGGGGCTGATCGTCATCAAGCAGAGCGGCCGACCTCCCGGCACCGTCTACCCGATCCTCGATCGACTCGAGAACCTCGGCTGGGTCACGTCGTCATGGGAGGAGGCGAACGAGCGCTCGGGCCCTCGCCGCCGGTACGTGCGGCTGACCGACGACGGAGCCGTTCAGGCCGCCCATGTCGTCCGTACCTCGCGCAGCCAGGCCGCACGTACCCAGACCGCACGCACCGCAAGCCCGCTCTTCCCGATCAGCGGATCGGCGCGCGCGTGA
- a CDS encoding aminotransferase class V-fold PLP-dependent enzyme — MTIDEFRAGFVEEPGYLDHPRISPIGEFALAEQRAHCDLLSRARFGSLGALEEQDGRVRTAVAELLRFRPDQVVFQPSTSQALMHVMFGLTGTVAASPDEFPAIGYAMTRAAQALGVLTPHTIVAEHERITPAVVKAQLDSSVMAVVVSLVDYRTGYLVDLEGIRQVIGDRLLIVDAIQGAGIVDAPWELADVIASGGHKWLRAGQGTGFLALSDRAREHLTPVWSGWLAHGRPELLHEVVEPAADAGAFRVGYADAAAQARLAGAVEAVLDVGVPAIRDAILERTARLIEVADEEGIEVVSPREDAERAGIVSLAPHPEFTSALAAALHNHGVSATVRDGRVRLGAHVSTGDDTIEQFRAALREFASLATPRRT; from the coding sequence ATGACGATCGACGAGTTCCGTGCCGGCTTCGTCGAGGAGCCCGGCTACCTCGACCACCCGCGCATCTCGCCCATCGGCGAGTTCGCTCTGGCCGAGCAGCGCGCCCACTGCGACCTGCTGTCGCGGGCCCGCTTCGGCTCGCTCGGCGCGCTCGAGGAGCAGGACGGGCGCGTCCGCACGGCCGTCGCCGAGCTGCTGCGCTTCCGCCCCGACCAGGTGGTCTTCCAGCCCAGTACGAGCCAGGCGCTCATGCACGTCATGTTCGGGCTCACGGGTACGGTCGCGGCCTCGCCCGACGAGTTCCCGGCCATCGGCTACGCGATGACCCGGGCGGCCCAGGCCCTCGGCGTGCTCACGCCCCACACGATCGTCGCCGAGCACGAGCGCATCACCCCCGCCGTCGTGAAGGCCCAGCTCGACAGCTCGGTCATGGCGGTGGTCGTCAGCCTCGTCGACTACCGCACCGGCTACCTCGTCGACCTCGAGGGAATCCGCCAGGTCATCGGCGACCGCCTCCTGATCGTCGACGCGATCCAGGGGGCGGGCATCGTGGATGCTCCCTGGGAGCTCGCCGACGTCATCGCCTCGGGCGGCCACAAGTGGCTGCGCGCGGGCCAGGGCACCGGGTTCCTCGCCCTGAGCGATCGGGCTCGCGAGCATCTGACACCCGTCTGGTCGGGGTGGCTCGCCCATGGCCGACCCGAGCTGCTGCACGAGGTCGTCGAGCCGGCCGCCGACGCGGGCGCCTTCCGGGTCGGGTACGCCGATGCCGCCGCCCAGGCGCGCCTCGCGGGGGCGGTCGAGGCGGTTCTCGACGTGGGCGTGCCGGCGATCCGCGACGCGATCCTCGAGCGCACCGCGCGACTCATCGAGGTTGCCGACGAGGAGGGCATCGAGGTGGTGTCGCCGCGGGAGGACGCCGAGCGGGCGGGCATCGTGTCGCTGGCTCCGCATCCGGAGTTCACGAGCGCGCTCGCGGCGGCCCTGCACAATCACGGGGTCTCGGCGACGGTGCGCGACGGCCGCGTGCGGCTCGGCGCGCACGTGTCGACCGGGGACGACACGATCGAGCAGTTCCGCGCGGCGCTGCGCGAGTTCGCATCGCTCGCGACTCCCCGACGAACGTGA
- a CDS encoding helix-turn-helix transcriptional regulator, whose product MAEWTFLTNHSHVLVCLADDPDLRIRDIAERVGITERATQRIVAELTASGYLEKHRDGRRNRYTVVLDRPLRHPVEGTHTIGELLRAVAAPGI is encoded by the coding sequence GTGGCCGAGTGGACGTTCCTCACCAATCACTCACACGTGCTCGTGTGCCTCGCCGACGACCCCGATCTCCGCATTCGGGACATCGCGGAGCGGGTCGGCATCACCGAGCGTGCGACGCAGCGCATCGTCGCCGAGCTGACGGCCAGCGGCTACCTCGAGAAGCACCGCGACGGGCGGCGCAACCGGTACACGGTCGTTCTCGACCGACCCCTGCGGCACCCCGTCGAGGGCACGCACACGATCGGCGAGCTGCTGCGCGCCGTCGCCGCCCCCGGCATCTGA
- a CDS encoding proton-conducting transporter membrane subunit, whose translation MTPLDLTWRLDPLAILLLVLVVGIAAAVLPFAHRSLRGDRRGRAVTIAIAGMLAATALLVVAGELWMLAAAWSLATAATLAALGLGGGRPALRRAGPWLVLGDLVLWLAVVLAATGTAGQAPAVLLVVAAALRCALPPAHPWLVDSLYAPTPVSAALHGGIVNGGGILVITQFALIAGSPIAVTLLAALGAVAIVAGVLAALVRTDIKGRLVASTVAQMGFMLLVAALGLLAAALLHLVAHGFYKSALFLSSSDGIDRRAADRRAPRPLPISATERRARAAAGALLPIAALVAVALVLYPGGRGPAELLLLIVIGTAFAAAGARVAALAPSRLRALGLTALLAVGAVAFAGVTSALTGMLGLTRPADLAAQPVALAVALLAVVALAGLAAVRRWAPTGRVALVLLALGHRLGSGVVRVERPRESRPAPAPNHAPQPQPQTA comes from the coding sequence ATGACCCCGCTCGACCTCACCTGGCGCCTCGACCCGCTGGCGATCCTGCTGCTGGTGCTCGTCGTCGGCATCGCCGCCGCTGTGCTGCCCTTCGCCCACCGCTCGCTGCGCGGTGACCGCCGCGGCCGCGCGGTCACGATCGCGATCGCCGGCATGCTCGCCGCGACCGCCCTCCTCGTCGTCGCCGGTGAGCTCTGGATGCTCGCCGCAGCCTGGAGCCTCGCCACCGCCGCGACCCTCGCCGCGCTGGGGCTCGGCGGCGGGCGCCCCGCCCTGCGGCGGGCCGGCCCGTGGCTCGTGCTGGGTGACCTGGTGCTCTGGCTCGCCGTGGTGCTCGCCGCCACCGGTACCGCCGGTCAGGCGCCCGCCGTGCTGCTGGTCGTCGCGGCCGCCCTGCGCTGCGCCCTCCCGCCCGCGCACCCCTGGCTCGTCGACTCGCTCTACGCCCCGACTCCGGTGAGCGCCGCCCTGCACGGCGGCATCGTCAACGGCGGGGGCATCCTGGTGATCACCCAGTTCGCCCTCATCGCCGGCAGCCCGATCGCGGTCACGCTGCTCGCCGCGCTGGGCGCGGTCGCGATCGTCGCGGGGGTGCTCGCCGCGCTGGTGCGCACCGACATCAAGGGGCGCCTCGTGGCCTCCACGGTCGCCCAGATGGGCTTCATGCTGCTGGTCGCCGCGCTCGGTCTGCTCGCCGCCGCCCTCCTGCACCTCGTCGCGCACGGCTTCTACAAGAGCGCCCTGTTCCTCTCCTCCAGCGATGGCATCGACCGGCGCGCCGCCGACCGTCGCGCCCCGCGGCCGCTCCCGATCTCGGCGACCGAGCGCCGCGCGCGAGCGGCCGCGGGGGCACTTCTGCCGATCGCGGCCCTCGTCGCTGTCGCCCTCGTCCTGTATCCGGGCGGCCGCGGGCCCGCCGAGCTGCTGCTGCTCATCGTCATCGGCACCGCATTCGCCGCGGCCGGTGCGCGCGTGGCTGCGCTCGCGCCCTCCCGCCTCCGCGCCCTCGGCCTCACGGCCCTCCTCGCCGTCGGAGCGGTCGCCTTCGCGGGCGTCACCTCCGCCCTCACCGGGATGCTCGGCCTCACCCGCCCCGCCGACCTCGCCGCACAGCCGGTCGCCCTCGCGGTCGCCCTGCTCGCCGTCGTCGCCCTGGCCGGGCTCGCGGCGGTGCGCCGCTGGGCCCCGACCGGCCGGGTCGCCCTCGTGCTGCTCGCCCTCGGGCACCGGCTCGGCTCGGGCGTCGTGCGCGTCGAGCGGCCCCGCGAGAGCCGACCGGCTCCCGCGCCGAACCATGCCCCCCAGCCGCAGCCGCAGACGGCCTGA
- a CDS encoding putative inorganic carbon transporter subunit DabA produces the protein MTATPAAQRSDTARALRVRARADLAANVVAPYYGLDAAIAVNPVLPALGDGFAAAVSSAAPALGGRGVLPEHEFRAHLAAGRIGAAELAASIRRHRPGTPGDDAALVARFLAEAPAGPATARADAADAAADAPLDPIDELVAGWCRAALAPEAAAWPVPVDRLGFYGAWRAIARRDPALPRAARARIAELPEKPDLALARALDLLGIADDEQLPALRAHLAALPGWAAFIRWRSMTSGDVEVLDLLAVRLGLVWALDAAPVPAPRPAGPTGGALERALIWQEAFEAAPHAAVLAQLTPGAAPTHPAAVAHLVFCIDPRSEGLRRHLESQGAYTTAGFAGFFGIAAAVEPLAAAEAAPACPVLLTPRYQVAERPEPGAWRAAARLIDQLATRRALRSAVKAPDAVAGAPLGWAEVTGWMLGPSAIARSVLAGRGLPVARPDEAAAPTLFDLDSALTLDDQVDTAEVILRTMGLVENFAPVVVLVGHGTTTTNNAFRTALDCGACGGHRGAPNARIAAALLSAPAVRAGLAERGIRIPDETIVVAGEHDTATDTLTVFDLENLRVDRRLAVEQLVRDAAAAGRRLAAERAAELPGAPRAPRPERAAAVVARRAGDWAQVYPEWGLARNAALIIGPRTLSQSADLGRRVFLHSYEAAHDTEGIALETILTAPLVVAHWINAQYYFSAVDPEVFGAGTKTVHNLVGGAGVVSGPTGDLRLGLPWQSIGTRAGLHHEPVRLLVVVDAPRERIDRIIASAEIVADLVHGDWVTMVRPGDAPQTWERRTREGWQPYALPSTETTTDITRMTEEDAA, from the coding sequence ATGACTGCTACCCCCGCCGCCCAGCGCAGCGACACCGCGCGCGCCCTCCGCGTGCGCGCCCGCGCCGACCTCGCGGCCAACGTCGTCGCGCCGTACTACGGCCTCGACGCGGCGATCGCCGTCAACCCCGTGCTGCCCGCGCTCGGCGACGGCTTCGCCGCCGCGGTGTCGAGCGCCGCGCCCGCCCTCGGCGGCCGCGGGGTGCTGCCCGAGCACGAGTTCCGCGCGCACCTCGCCGCGGGGCGCATCGGGGCCGCCGAGCTCGCGGCGAGCATCCGCCGCCACCGCCCCGGCACGCCGGGCGACGATGCGGCGCTCGTCGCGCGCTTCCTCGCCGAGGCGCCCGCCGGCCCCGCCACGGCACGCGCCGATGCCGCCGACGCGGCCGCCGACGCTCCCCTCGACCCGATCGACGAGCTCGTCGCCGGCTGGTGCCGCGCCGCGCTCGCGCCGGAAGCTGCCGCCTGGCCGGTGCCCGTCGACCGCCTCGGCTTCTACGGCGCCTGGCGCGCCATCGCCCGCCGCGACCCCGCTCTGCCGCGCGCCGCTCGCGCCCGCATCGCCGAGCTGCCCGAGAAGCCCGACCTCGCCCTCGCGCGGGCGCTCGACCTGCTCGGCATCGCCGACGACGAGCAGCTGCCCGCCCTGCGCGCCCACCTCGCCGCGCTGCCCGGGTGGGCGGCGTTCATCCGCTGGCGCTCGATGACGAGCGGCGACGTCGAGGTGCTCGACCTGCTCGCCGTGCGGCTCGGCCTGGTGTGGGCGCTCGACGCCGCCCCGGTTCCCGCGCCGCGCCCTGCCGGTCCGACCGGCGGTGCCCTCGAGCGCGCCCTCATCTGGCAGGAGGCCTTCGAGGCGGCTCCGCACGCCGCCGTGCTCGCACAGCTGACGCCCGGCGCCGCTCCGACCCACCCGGCCGCCGTCGCGCACCTGGTGTTCTGCATCGACCCGCGCAGCGAGGGTCTGCGCCGCCACCTCGAGAGCCAGGGCGCCTACACGACCGCAGGCTTCGCCGGATTCTTCGGCATCGCCGCCGCCGTCGAACCGCTCGCCGCCGCCGAAGCCGCGCCGGCCTGCCCCGTGCTGCTCACGCCCCGCTACCAGGTCGCCGAGCGACCCGAGCCCGGAGCCTGGCGCGCGGCAGCCCGGCTCATCGACCAGCTCGCCACGCGGCGCGCCCTGCGCAGCGCCGTGAAGGCCCCCGACGCGGTCGCCGGTGCTCCGCTGGGCTGGGCCGAGGTCACCGGGTGGATGCTCGGGCCGAGCGCGATCGCCCGCAGCGTGCTGGCGGGCCGTGGCCTGCCGGTCGCCCGCCCCGACGAGGCCGCGGCGCCCACGCTCTTCGATCTCGACTCGGCACTGACCCTCGATGACCAGGTCGACACGGCCGAGGTGATCCTGCGCACGATGGGCCTCGTCGAGAACTTCGCCCCGGTCGTCGTGCTCGTCGGCCACGGCACGACCACGACGAACAACGCCTTCCGCACGGCGCTCGACTGCGGTGCCTGCGGCGGCCACCGCGGGGCGCCCAACGCGCGCATCGCCGCCGCGCTGCTCTCGGCGCCGGCGGTGCGGGCCGGGCTCGCCGAGCGCGGTATCCGCATCCCCGACGAGACGATCGTCGTCGCCGGCGAGCACGACACCGCCACCGACACCCTCACCGTGTTCGACCTCGAGAACCTGCGGGTCGACCGCCGTCTCGCCGTCGAGCAGCTCGTGCGCGACGCCGCGGCCGCCGGCCGCCGGCTCGCGGCCGAGCGCGCCGCCGAGCTGCCGGGTGCGCCGCGCGCGCCCCGGCCCGAGCGGGCCGCTGCGGTGGTCGCCCGCCGCGCCGGCGACTGGGCGCAGGTCTACCCGGAGTGGGGTCTCGCCCGCAACGCCGCCCTCATCATCGGGCCGCGCACGCTGAGCCAGAGCGCCGATCTGGGGCGCCGGGTATTCCTGCACTCCTACGAGGCCGCGCACGACACCGAGGGCATCGCGCTCGAGACGATCCTGACCGCGCCGCTCGTCGTCGCCCACTGGATCAACGCTCAGTACTACTTCTCGGCCGTCGACCCGGAGGTGTTCGGCGCCGGCACCAAGACCGTGCACAACCTGGTCGGCGGGGCCGGCGTCGTGAGCGGCCCGACCGGCGACCTGCGCCTCGGCCTGCCCTGGCAGTCGATCGGCACCCGCGCGGGCCTGCACCACGAGCCGGTGCGCCTGCTCGTGGTGGTCGACGCCCCGCGCGAGCGCATCGACCGCATCATCGCCAGCGCCGAGATCGTCGCCGACCTCGTGCACGGCGACTGGGTCACGATGGTTCGACCCGGCGACGCACCGCAAACCTGGGAGCGCCGCACCCGCGAGGGCTGGCAGCCGTACGCCCTGCCCAGCACCGAGACCACCACCGACATCACCCGCATGACCGAGGAGGACGCAGCATGA
- a CDS encoding PhoH family protein, with protein sequence MAAAKTSRQNTSTSTGGRDVAQRTYVLDTSVLLSDPKAMFRFAEHSVVLPVVVIAELEAKRNDPEIGYFARQALRNLDELRIRHERLDFPVAVGEDGGSLRVELNHSNQSVLPSGLQLGDNDSRILAVAMNLANDGLAVTVVSKDLPLRVKAASIGLAAEEYRAELAVDSGWTGMADVTLSSEQMAQLYDREVLRTPAVATLPINTSLVIHSDRGSALGRVVGDDEIALVRGDRDIFGLHGRSAEQRLAIDLLMDPQVGIVSLGGRAGTGKSALALCAGLEAVLERQQQRKIMVFRPLYAVGGQELGYLPGDAGEKMNPWAQATFDTLGSVVSQNVLDEVIDRGLLEVLPLTHIRGRSLHDAFVIVDEAQSLERNVLLTVLSRIGQNSKVVLTHDVAQRDNLRVGRHDGVASVIETLKGHALFGHITLTRSERSAIAALVTELLEGNELA encoded by the coding sequence GTGGCCGCTGCGAAGACCTCCCGTCAGAACACCTCGACCTCGACCGGCGGGAGGGATGTCGCGCAGCGCACGTACGTGCTCGACACCTCGGTGCTGCTGAGCGACCCGAAGGCGATGTTCCGCTTCGCCGAGCACTCGGTCGTGCTGCCGGTGGTGGTCATCGCCGAGCTGGAGGCGAAGCGCAACGACCCGGAGATCGGGTACTTCGCGCGCCAGGCCCTGCGCAACCTCGATGAGCTCCGCATCCGCCACGAGCGCCTCGACTTCCCGGTCGCGGTGGGGGAGGACGGCGGCTCGCTGCGCGTCGAGCTGAACCATTCGAACCAGTCGGTGCTGCCGAGCGGTCTGCAGCTCGGCGACAACGACTCACGGATCCTCGCCGTCGCCATGAACCTCGCCAACGACGGCCTCGCCGTGACGGTGGTGTCGAAAGACCTGCCGCTGCGTGTGAAGGCCGCCTCGATCGGCCTCGCCGCGGAGGAGTACCGGGCCGAGCTCGCCGTCGACAGCGGTTGGACGGGCATGGCCGATGTCACCCTCTCGAGCGAGCAGATGGCGCAGCTCTACGACCGCGAGGTGCTGCGCACGCCGGCCGTCGCCACGCTGCCGATCAACACCTCGCTCGTCATCCACAGCGACCGCGGCTCTGCCCTCGGGCGCGTGGTCGGTGACGACGAGATCGCGCTCGTGCGCGGTGACCGCGACATCTTCGGCCTGCACGGCCGCTCGGCCGAGCAGCGCCTCGCGATCGACCTGCTCATGGACCCTCAGGTCGGCATCGTGTCGCTCGGCGGCCGCGCCGGCACCGGCAAGTCGGCGCTCGCGCTCTGCGCCGGCCTCGAGGCGGTGCTCGAGCGGCAGCAGCAGCGCAAGATCATGGTCTTCCGCCCGCTGTACGCCGTCGGCGGGCAGGAGCTCGGCTACCTGCCGGGCGACGCCGGCGAGAAGATGAACCCCTGGGCGCAGGCCACCTTCGACACCCTCGGGTCGGTGGTGTCGCAGAACGTGCTCGACGAGGTCATCGACCGCGGGCTGCTCGAGGTGCTGCCGCTCACGCACATCCGCGGCCGGTCGCTGCACGACGCCTTCGTCATCGTCGACGAGGCGCAGTCGCTCGAGCGCAACGTGCTGCTGACGGTGCTGAGCCGCATCGGCCAGAACTCGAAGGTGGTGCTGACGCACGACGTGGCCCAGCGCGACAACCTGCGCGTCGGCCGCCACGACGGCGTGGCGAGCGTCATCGAGACGCTCAAGGGCCACGCCCTGTTCGGGCACATCACGCTCACCCGCAGCGAGCGCAGCGCGATCGCCGCGCTCGTGACCGAGCTGCTCGAGGGCAACGAGCTGGCCTAG
- a CDS encoding P-II family nitrogen regulator, producing MSRESLTRMTKIEVVARTADADAVRRQVVAAGATGYTSLPAVTGLGHHGAHEGRQLFNDRDALTLIITVVPDDRADDLIEGLRALLEGTAGVMFVSDTYVSRPHYFR from the coding sequence ATGAGCCGCGAGTCGCTGACCCGCATGACCAAGATCGAGGTCGTCGCCCGCACGGCCGACGCCGACGCGGTGCGCCGGCAGGTGGTCGCCGCCGGGGCCACCGGCTACACGAGCCTGCCCGCCGTGACCGGCCTCGGCCACCACGGCGCGCACGAGGGCCGCCAGCTCTTCAACGACCGCGACGCGCTGACGCTCATCATCACCGTCGTGCCCGACGACCGCGCCGACGACCTCATCGAGGGCCTCCGCGCCCTGCTCGAGGGAACGGCGGGCGTGATGTTCGTCTCCGACACCTACGTGAGCCGCCCGCACTACTTCCGCTGA